A single Streptomyces sannanensis DNA region contains:
- a CDS encoding DUF4097 family beta strand repeat-containing protein, giving the protein MQKFDTPTAVTAVLDIPAGRIQLIAADRTDTTVEVLPANAAKSRDVKAAGEIKVTYGDGVLRIEAPEATNRVFGHSGSVEVTVQLPAGSHIEAKAARTELRGVGRLGDVAFDGQQATVKLDETAGARLTLQDGDITVGRLGGPAELSTQKGDLTITEAVSGTVTLHTQSGNITVDAARGVSASLDAGTTYGRIHNALKNTDGNPALTIHATTAYGDITARSL; this is encoded by the coding sequence ATGCAGAAGTTCGACACCCCCACCGCGGTGACCGCCGTCCTGGACATCCCCGCCGGACGCATCCAGCTCATCGCCGCCGACCGCACCGACACCACGGTCGAGGTCCTGCCCGCCAACGCCGCCAAGAGCCGCGACGTGAAGGCCGCCGGGGAGATCAAGGTCACCTACGGCGACGGCGTCCTGCGGATCGAGGCCCCGGAGGCGACCAACCGGGTCTTCGGACACTCCGGCTCCGTCGAGGTCACCGTCCAGCTGCCCGCCGGCTCCCATATCGAAGCCAAGGCCGCCCGCACCGAACTACGCGGCGTCGGACGCCTCGGCGACGTCGCCTTCGACGGCCAGCAGGCCACGGTCAAGCTGGACGAGACCGCAGGCGCCCGCCTCACCCTCCAGGACGGCGACATCACCGTCGGCCGCCTGGGCGGCCCCGCCGAACTCAGCACCCAAAAGGGCGACCTGACCATCACCGAAGCCGTGAGTGGCACCGTCACCCTGCACACCCAGTCCGGCAACATCACCGTCGACGCCGCCCGCGGCGTCTCCGCCTCCCTCGACGCCGGCACCACCTACGGCCGCATCCACAACGCCCTCAAGAACACCGACGGCAACCCCGCCCTGACCATCCATGCGACCACCGCCTACGGCGACATCACCGCCCGCAGCCTGTAA
- a CDS encoding helix-turn-helix domain-containing protein: MPGGRLTQQERQQIALGLADGLAYAEIARRLDRPTSTVTREVMRNGGPTAYRADLAHRATEHRAHRRRKAAPRGPNAPSPAHGRDAEAVREYEEVFTTVFMQSGLPKMTARVLVCLYTTDEGSLTASELVQRLQVSPASVSKAITFLESQGLVRRERDERRRERYAVDNDVMYQSTVASARATAQLGETARQGVSILGPGTPAATRLENIARFVDFISESIVRAAEQAREVLHTQPETTSDSTA; encoded by the coding sequence ATGCCGGGAGGCAGGCTCACTCAGCAGGAACGCCAGCAGATCGCGTTGGGACTGGCCGACGGCCTCGCGTACGCGGAGATCGCCAGACGCCTCGACCGCCCCACCTCGACGGTCACGCGTGAGGTGATGCGCAACGGCGGCCCCACCGCCTACCGCGCCGACCTGGCCCACCGCGCCACCGAACACCGCGCCCATCGCCGCCGAAAGGCCGCGCCCCGGGGCCCGAATGCGCCTTCGCCGGCCCACGGGCGCGACGCTGAAGCCGTGCGCGAGTACGAGGAGGTGTTCACCACCGTCTTCATGCAATCGGGCCTGCCCAAGATGACGGCCCGGGTGCTGGTCTGCCTCTATACCACTGACGAGGGCAGCCTCACCGCGTCCGAACTCGTCCAGCGCCTCCAGGTCAGCCCGGCGTCCGTCTCCAAAGCGATCACGTTCCTGGAGAGTCAGGGCCTCGTCCGCCGGGAACGCGACGAACGCCGCCGTGAGCGCTACGCCGTGGACAACGACGTCATGTATCAATCAACGGTGGCCAGCGCCCGGGCCACCGCCCAACTCGGCGAGACCGCACGACAGGGCGTCAGTATCCTCGGCCCTGGCACCCCGGCCGCCACCCGCCTCGAAAACATCGCACGCTTCGTCGACTTCATTTCCGAGAGCATCGTCCGCGCCGCGGAGCAGGCCCGCGAAGTCCTCCACACGCAACCCGAAACGACCTCAGACAGCACTGCCTAA
- a CDS encoding ATP-binding cassette domain-containing protein, with protein sequence MTDLAIAANRLRKSYGDKTVLDGIDLTVPEGTVFSLLGPNGAGKTTAVKILSTLTSPDPASGRIHIGGHDLATDPQAVRAAIGVTGQFSAVDGLITGEENMLLMADLHHLPKQEGRRVAAELLERFDLTEAAKQPASTYSGGMKRRLDIAMTLVGSPRIIFLDEPTTGLDPRSRHNMWQIIRELVTGGVTVFLTTQYLEEADELADRIAVLTDGRIAAEGTAEELKRLIPSGHVRLRFTDPAAYQFAASALREVTLPQPLGFARTGGAPIDEALSLQIPSNGTQRELRSILDRLESAGIEADELTVHTPDLDDVFFALTSSSNVPNQPNQPNQPNQPKETLR encoded by the coding sequence ATGACCGACTTGGCCATCGCGGCGAACCGGCTGCGCAAGTCCTACGGCGACAAGACCGTCCTCGACGGCATCGACCTGACCGTCCCGGAAGGAACGGTCTTCTCCCTGCTCGGCCCGAACGGCGCCGGCAAGACCACCGCCGTCAAGATCCTCTCCACCCTCACCTCCCCCGACCCCGCCTCCGGCCGGATCCACATCGGCGGCCACGACCTCGCCACCGACCCGCAAGCCGTACGCGCCGCGATCGGCGTCACCGGACAGTTCTCCGCCGTCGACGGCCTGATCACCGGCGAGGAGAACATGCTCCTCATGGCGGACCTGCACCACCTGCCCAAGCAAGAGGGACGGCGGGTCGCCGCCGAGCTGCTGGAGCGCTTCGACCTCACCGAGGCCGCGAAGCAGCCCGCCTCCACCTACTCCGGCGGCATGAAGCGCCGCCTCGACATCGCCATGACCCTGGTCGGCAGCCCGCGGATCATCTTCCTCGACGAGCCGACCACCGGCCTCGACCCGCGCAGTCGCCACAACATGTGGCAGATCATCCGCGAACTCGTCACCGGCGGCGTCACCGTCTTCCTCACCACCCAATACCTGGAAGAGGCCGACGAGCTCGCCGACCGCATCGCCGTCCTCACAGACGGCAGGATCGCCGCCGAAGGCACCGCAGAGGAGCTGAAGCGGCTGATCCCCAGCGGGCATGTCCGGCTCCGTTTCACCGACCCGGCCGCGTACCAGTTCGCCGCCTCCGCGCTGCGCGAGGTCACCCTCCCCCAACCTCTCGGCTTCGCTCGAACAGGGGGTGCCCCCATCGACGAGGCGCTGTCGCTGCAGATCCCCAGCAACGGCACCCAGCGCGAGCTGCGCTCCATCCTCGACCGGCTGGAATCGGCCGGCATCGAGGCGGACGAGCTGACCGTGCACACCCCCGACCTCGACGACGTCTTCTTCGCCCTGACCAGTAGCAGCAATGTGCCCAACCAGCCGAACCAGCCGAACCAGCCGAACCAGCCCAAGGAGACCCTGCGATGA